The following proteins are co-located in the Dehalococcoides mccartyi 195 genome:
- a CDS encoding diguanylate cyclase: protein MTIWALVPLVTSIAYIVLLAVVLLSKRQPITGVFSVFLAAAAFWSFTSFMLHLDAPPEQTLFWHNLLNIALFTAILMYYQFIHVYTNRKNNLFLIIGYITLALDIFFNLNGQLVTSAYIEDNIVYHTTTPLFYYIFTFALLFIGVIIYHLVHKYRQSTDPAERNRTLYLVLGWVIVVLSSYTNLSDNPRIYGLPLDHVGNFINAGIIVYAITQYRLIDIKLIARKTLTYVLLFFSMITIYAGALFVATRIFPAEEMSTIILMATLIVLILAMTARPLRTLIEKRIDRLFYQETYESRLALMGFSRKMGNILNLEELAKSLLPDLAKSLNVNKTALLFPDAASGEFSLQYVYPGDDQLKTHFKLASDNPVIAWLDKNNAQLYLNKLDTLPELKGLWQIEKEQLQKSEMGLLYPIKSRDKLIGIIGLGNKKRGGIYSTGDLDLLISVANQAGIIIENAQLYTQATIRANTDELTRLYNHRHFHERIEQEIARGSRFGNTFSLILLDLDLFKVYNDVYGHLAGDQLLRRLGKILENSIRSIDMAFRYGGEEFAIMLPGTKIEDAYHVAERIRKNVETKSSFRDMPITASLGLANWPNDGIMKEEIIAKADAALYHSKETGRNRTSLPAELNSNPTQVINSELEARPKAMSIIYALAATVDAKDHYTYGHSRKVSEYAVALAEILKLPEEKVENIRAAGLLHDIGKIGVPDHILTKPSALDDEEWEPIKTHPELGVEILKRIIDLVNCLPAILHHHEHFDGSGYPFGLKGENIPLEARILSIADAYDAVTSPRPYRTQLHTEQAIAELKRCAGSQFDPALVDIFCRVIKPEDNPQLEASPETGTD from the coding sequence GTGACTATCTGGGCTCTGGTACCGCTTGTAACCAGTATTGCATATATAGTACTGCTAGCCGTTGTCCTGCTTTCTAAACGGCAGCCTATCACCGGTGTTTTTTCTGTCTTCTTAGCTGCAGCCGCTTTCTGGAGCTTCACCTCTTTTATGCTCCATCTGGACGCCCCGCCGGAACAAACCCTGTTCTGGCACAACCTGCTAAATATTGCTCTCTTTACCGCCATACTTATGTATTACCAGTTTATCCATGTCTATACCAACCGTAAAAACAACCTTTTCCTGATAATAGGTTATATTACACTGGCCCTGGATATTTTCTTCAATCTGAACGGACAGCTGGTTACCTCTGCTTATATAGAGGACAATATCGTTTACCACACCACTACTCCATTATTTTATTATATTTTTACATTTGCCCTGCTGTTCATAGGGGTTATCATTTATCATCTGGTACACAAATACCGCCAATCTACAGACCCGGCCGAACGCAACCGCACCCTGTACCTGGTACTGGGGTGGGTAATTGTAGTTCTTTCAAGCTATACCAATCTTAGTGACAACCCCCGCATCTACGGCCTGCCCCTTGACCATGTGGGCAACTTTATAAACGCGGGAATTATTGTCTACGCCATAACCCAGTACCGCCTGATAGACATTAAACTGATAGCCCGCAAGACCCTTACCTATGTTCTTTTGTTTTTCTCCATGATAACCATATATGCAGGCGCTTTATTTGTAGCTACACGTATATTCCCCGCCGAAGAAATGTCTACTATAATCCTTATGGCAACCCTGATTGTGCTGATACTGGCCATGACCGCCCGCCCTCTAAGAACACTTATTGAAAAACGCATAGACAGGTTATTTTATCAGGAGACCTATGAATCCCGTCTAGCGCTTATGGGTTTTTCACGCAAGATGGGTAACATACTTAATCTGGAGGAACTGGCCAAATCACTGCTACCTGACCTGGCTAAATCTTTAAATGTAAACAAAACCGCCCTCCTTTTCCCGGATGCTGCCAGCGGTGAGTTTTCCCTGCAATATGTTTACCCCGGTGATGACCAGCTGAAAACCCATTTCAAACTGGCTTCCGATAACCCTGTCATTGCCTGGCTGGATAAGAACAATGCCCAGTTATACCTGAATAAACTGGATACTTTACCGGAACTGAAGGGCTTATGGCAGATAGAGAAAGAGCAGCTCCAGAAATCAGAGATGGGGTTACTCTATCCCATAAAAAGCCGTGATAAGCTGATAGGCATTATCGGGCTGGGCAACAAAAAACGGGGGGGCATATATTCCACCGGAGATTTGGACCTGCTGATAAGTGTAGCCAATCAGGCCGGTATTATAATAGAAAATGCCCAGCTTTATACTCAGGCCACTATCCGTGCCAATACCGACGAACTTACCCGCCTGTATAATCACCGCCACTTTCATGAGCGCATAGAACAGGAAATAGCCCGTGGTTCACGCTTCGGCAATACCTTTTCCCTGATACTGCTTGACCTTGACCTCTTTAAGGTCTACAACGACGTATACGGCCATCTGGCAGGTGACCAACTGCTCCGCAGGCTGGGTAAAATACTGGAAAATTCCATCCGCTCTATTGATATGGCCTTCCGCTACGGAGGCGAGGAATTTGCCATAATGCTGCCCGGCACTAAGATTGAAGATGCTTATCATGTAGCCGAACGTATCCGCAAAAATGTTGAGACCAAGTCTTCCTTCCGTGATATGCCCATAACCGCTTCCCTGGGTCTGGCTAACTGGCCGAATGACGGGATAATGAAGGAAGAGATTATAGCCAAAGCTGATGCCGCCCTGTACCACTCCAAAGAGACAGGACGAAACCGTACCAGTCTGCCTGCCGAGTTGAATAGCAACCCCACCCAGGTAATCAACTCCGAGCTGGAGGCCCGTCCCAAGGCTATGTCCATTATTTATGCTTTAGCGGCCACGGTTGATGCCAAGGACCATTATACTTACGGGCATTCGCGCAAGGTAAGTGAATATGCAGTAGCCCTGGCAGAAATATTAAAACTGCCTGAGGAAAAAGTGGAAAACATACGGGCGGCCGGACTGCTGCATGATATAGGCAAAATAGGCGTACCCGACCATATTCTGACCAAGCCATCTGCTTTGGACGATGAAGAATGGGAGCCTATTAAAACCCACCCGGAACTGGGGGTGGAAATACTGAAGCGGATAATTGACCTGGTAAACTGCCTGCCGGCAATACTCCATCACCATGAACACTTTGACGGCAGCGGATACCCGTTTGGGCTTAAGGGCGAAAACATACCTCTGGAAGCCAGAATACTCAGTATTGCAGATGCCTATGATGCGGTTACCTCACCCCGCCCCTACCGCACCCAACTCCATACCGAGCAGGCTATAGCCGAACTGAAACGCTGTGCCGGCTCCCAGTTTGACCCGGCGCTGGTAGATATCTTCTGCCGTGTTATAAAACCGGAAGATAACCCCCAACTCGAAGCCTCACCGGAAACCGGCACTGACTAA
- the nadC gene encoding carboxylating nicotinate-nucleotide diphosphorylase, whose translation MSQSQIEKIIDNACDEDFARGDITTETLIPSSLAGRAIIVAKQDGIMAGAEVAKIVFMKHDPNMEIDILIEDGKKIKAGDVVMVLNGRVINILKCERTALNFLTHLSGIASLTAKYISKVEGLNVSLADTRKTIPGMRMLEKYAVYAAGGKSNRPDLACGVLIKDNHLMALSAKGIGIKEAIEKAKTNKSKLPVIVEVNTLEQVAQAIEAGPSSILLDNMSVEDMKKAVDIIPETIKIEASGNINLDNIREVAMTGVDVISVGALTHSAPSLDFSLEFPVQQETE comes from the coding sequence ATGTCCCAGTCTCAAATTGAGAAAATCATTGACAATGCTTGTGATGAAGATTTTGCCCGGGGTGATATTACTACCGAAACACTAATCCCGTCTTCTCTGGCAGGGCGGGCTATTATAGTGGCTAAGCAGGACGGAATAATGGCCGGAGCTGAAGTAGCCAAAATAGTGTTTATGAAACATGACCCCAATATGGAAATAGATATACTGATAGAGGACGGCAAGAAAATAAAAGCCGGGGATGTGGTCATGGTGCTTAACGGCCGGGTGATAAACATCCTCAAGTGTGAACGCACCGCCCTGAATTTCCTGACCCACCTTAGCGGTATTGCCTCCCTTACTGCCAAGTATATTTCCAAAGTGGAAGGTTTGAACGTATCTCTGGCAGATACCCGCAAAACTATACCCGGTATGCGGATGCTGGAAAAATATGCCGTGTATGCCGCAGGCGGTAAAAGCAACCGGCCGGACCTGGCTTGCGGAGTCCTTATAAAGGATAACCACCTTATGGCTTTGTCTGCCAAAGGTATTGGTATAAAAGAAGCCATTGAAAAGGCTAAGACCAACAAGAGTAAACTGCCGGTAATTGTAGAAGTAAATACGCTGGAACAGGTAGCTCAGGCTATAGAGGCCGGGCCGAGTTCCATCCTGCTGGATAACATGAGTGTTGAGGATATGAAAAAAGCAGTTGATATTATTCCGGAAACTATAAAAATAGAGGCTTCCGGCAATATAAATCTGGATAATATCCGCGAAGTGGCTATGACCGGGGTAGACGTTATTTCAGTGGGGGCTTTGACCCATTCGGCTCCGTCACTGGATTTCAGCCTGGAGTTCCCTGTTCAGCAGGAAACAGAATAG
- the yajC gene encoding preprotein translocase subunit YajC, translating to MDQQTIMMFVLLALFFGMFYFLIIRPQRQRQKDHATLMSSLVKGDGVITIGGIHGVIESVAEDSVVIKVESGTLLKVSRGAIGYKKAPEDKK from the coding sequence ATGGATCAGCAGACTATTATGATGTTTGTTTTACTGGCTCTTTTCTTTGGTATGTTCTATTTTCTTATCATCAGGCCGCAGCGCCAGCGCCAGAAGGACCATGCCACTCTTATGTCCTCACTGGTAAAGGGTGACGGCGTTATTACTATAGGTGGTATTCACGGGGTGATAGAGTCCGTAGCCGAAGATAGTGTAGTTATCAAAGTGGAGTCAGGCACTCTGCTCAAGGTCTCCCGGGGCGCTATCGGCTATAAAAAAGCCCCCGAAGATAAAAAGTAA
- the miaB gene encoding tRNA (N6-isopentenyl adenosine(37)-C2)-methylthiotransferase MiaB → MPGYYLWTIGCQMNQAESERLGRLFELWGYSLADKAEDAELVLVNSCVVREHAENKVINRLHILRKLKDKNPRLKIALTGCLVGQDIASVRKKFPFVDYIFQPGALPDWGEIPEGFILPLKPPVSASITIMQGCDNFCTYCIVPYRRGREKSRSISELCCEAAELVRRGSREVVLLGQNVDSYGHDLPEKPCLADLLYALSDIPGLLRIRFLTSHPKDISQKLIDAMASLHKVCHSLSLPVQAGADTILAAMRRGYTSEQYRELVGRLKTAMPDISLQTDLIVGFPSETAEQFDQSYKLMSDIGYDAIHVAAYSPRPQTAAARDMADDVPVAEKKRRLKLIEDLQKETVSKANSALVDTFAEVLVEGRQKNKWQGRTLGGKLVFLESDLPLEGCLINVKIFKASPWSLQAKLVKILES, encoded by the coding sequence ATGCCCGGTTACTATTTGTGGACTATTGGCTGCCAGATGAATCAGGCCGAATCCGAGCGTTTAGGCAGGCTTTTTGAACTCTGGGGTTACTCTTTGGCGGATAAGGCCGAAGATGCTGAGCTGGTGCTGGTAAACAGCTGTGTTGTCCGCGAGCATGCCGAAAACAAGGTTATTAACCGCCTGCATATCTTGCGCAAGCTGAAAGATAAAAATCCCCGCTTGAAAATAGCCCTGACCGGCTGTCTGGTCGGGCAGGATATAGCTTCTGTCCGTAAAAAATTTCCGTTTGTAGATTACATTTTCCAGCCGGGTGCTTTGCCTGATTGGGGTGAGATTCCGGAAGGGTTTATTCTGCCGCTTAAGCCGCCGGTAAGTGCCAGTATCACCATTATGCAGGGCTGTGATAACTTTTGTACTTACTGCATTGTGCCTTACCGCCGGGGGCGGGAAAAGAGCCGGAGCATATCTGAACTATGCTGCGAAGCAGCCGAACTGGTCAGGCGGGGCAGCCGTGAGGTGGTACTCCTTGGGCAGAATGTTGATTCCTACGGGCATGACCTGCCCGAAAAGCCCTGTCTGGCAGATTTGCTTTATGCCCTTAGTGATATACCGGGTTTACTCCGGATACGCTTTTTAACCAGCCACCCCAAGGATATCAGCCAGAAACTTATAGACGCTATGGCCAGCCTGCACAAAGTATGCCACTCCCTGAGTTTACCGGTGCAGGCAGGCGCTGATACTATTCTGGCGGCTATGCGGCGGGGATATACCAGCGAACAGTACCGGGAGCTGGTGGGGCGTCTGAAAACCGCCATGCCGGATATCAGCCTCCAGACAGATTTGATAGTGGGCTTCCCCTCTGAAACCGCAGAGCAGTTTGACCAGAGCTATAAACTTATGTCAGATATCGGTTATGACGCTATCCATGTGGCCGCATATTCCCCCCGCCCCCAGACTGCGGCTGCCCGTGATATGGCAGATGACGTGCCGGTTGCCGAGAAAAAACGCCGCCTGAAGCTTATAGAAGACCTGCAGAAAGAAACAGTATCCAAAGCCAATTCCGCTCTGGTAGATACCTTTGCCGAGGTACTGGTGGAGGGCAGGCAAAAGAATAAGTGGCAGGGACGCACTTTAGGTGGTAAACTGGTATTTCTGGAGAGTGATTTGCCCCTTGAGGGATGTCTCATAAATGTAAAGATATTTAAAGCCAGCCCCTGGTCTTTGCAGGCAAAGCTGGTAAAGATACTGGAAAGTTAA
- a CDS encoding DUF3089 domain-containing protein translates to MQKKLFYLLIVILVSGLGILGILRFSGQDGEATDYSNPDNWLALPPQAVMEVDIFYLYPTVYHKQASTDPDICEVNNDMMRFGAQMAYKLQATAFETVGNIYAPYYRQGDAAACLSLTEEDRYNLLSGAPEEDAMAAFDYYIKHFNNGRPFILAGHSQGSEILLYLLSDYMGKHPDVYKQMIAAYAIGYSVTEDYLAKNPHLRFAENATDTGVIISYNTQAAEIEGKNLIVSEGALVINPISWTRDDVPASASENLGSYLPGADGYIPINPDTELKKIMGLADARVDSEKGVLVCSSVDAEAWFSGNPVLGKGVYHSYDYSFYYYNLRQNAADRARAFLDNNG, encoded by the coding sequence ATGCAAAAGAAACTTTTTTACCTGCTGATTGTTATTTTAGTATCCGGCCTGGGTATTCTGGGGATTCTCCGGTTCTCCGGTCAGGATGGGGAAGCCACAGATTATTCTAACCCTGATAACTGGCTGGCCCTGCCGCCACAAGCTGTTATGGAGGTGGATATTTTCTATCTGTACCCCACGGTCTACCACAAGCAGGCATCAACCGACCCTGACATATGCGAAGTAAACAACGACATGATGCGTTTTGGCGCCCAGATGGCTTATAAACTGCAGGCAACCGCATTTGAAACTGTGGGTAACATATATGCACCCTACTACAGGCAGGGTGATGCGGCAGCGTGTTTGTCCCTGACGGAGGAAGACAGATATAATCTTCTAAGCGGTGCACCCGAAGAGGACGCAATGGCCGCATTTGACTATTATATAAAACATTTCAACAACGGCAGGCCGTTTATTCTGGCAGGCCATTCGCAGGGCTCTGAAATACTGCTGTATCTGCTTTCGGACTATATGGGAAAGCACCCGGACGTGTATAAGCAGATGATTGCCGCTTATGCCATCGGCTACTCGGTGACAGAGGATTATCTGGCTAAAAACCCGCACCTCAGGTTCGCGGAAAACGCAACTGACACCGGGGTAATCATATCCTACAATACCCAGGCAGCGGAGATTGAGGGTAAGAACCTGATAGTTTCAGAAGGAGCTTTGGTAATAAATCCCATCAGCTGGACTAGAGACGATGTCCCAGCTTCGGCATCAGAAAATCTTGGCTCGTACCTGCCCGGTGCGGACGGCTATATTCCAATCAACCCGGACACAGAGTTAAAAAAAATAATGGGGTTAGCTGATGCCCGTGTTGACAGCGAAAAAGGCGTGCTGGTATGCAGCAGCGTGGATGCGGAGGCATGGTTTTCAGGAAACCCCGTGCTGGGCAAAGGGGTTTATCACAGTTATGATTATTCGTTTTATTACTATAACCTGAGGCAAAATGCGGCAGACAGAGCCAGAGCGTTTCTGGATAATAACGGCTAA
- a CDS encoding DUF1697 domain-containing protein — protein sequence MANDDGSGMNGSKIKYIALLRGVNVGGKNKVSMPELKAAFENAGFTEVSTYINSGNVFFSCEEKEITDLQQQCRQVVLDTFSLEIPIAVLSVNALADALNHAPEWWDRDADSKHNAIVVIAPAKADAVIKTVGEAKPEYEKVAYHGQVIFWSAPIKTFSRTRWLKVVSTSAYGNITIRNANTIKKLLQPGSDKG from the coding sequence ATGGCAAATGATGATGGGTCAGGCATGAATGGATCTAAGATAAAGTATATAGCGCTTTTGCGCGGAGTGAATGTAGGCGGCAAGAACAAGGTTTCAATGCCGGAATTAAAAGCTGCGTTTGAAAATGCCGGATTTACCGAAGTCAGCACTTATATCAACAGCGGAAACGTATTTTTTTCCTGTGAGGAGAAAGAAATCACCGATTTGCAGCAGCAATGCCGGCAGGTAGTGCTGGATACCTTCAGCTTGGAGATACCGATTGCTGTTCTGTCCGTAAACGCCCTTGCTGATGCGTTGAACCATGCTCCCGAATGGTGGGACCGAGATGCTGATTCCAAGCACAACGCCATCGTTGTTATTGCTCCGGCCAAGGCAGATGCTGTCATAAAAACGGTCGGTGAGGCAAAGCCTGAATACGAAAAGGTGGCATACCACGGACAAGTGATTTTTTGGTCTGCACCGATAAAAACCTTCTCCCGCACACGGTGGTTGAAAGTTGTTTCGACCTCCGCTTATGGCAACATCACTATTCGCAACGCCAATACAATAAAAAAGCTGTTGCAGCCAGGCAGTGATAAGGGGTAA
- the mutM gene encoding DNA-formamidopyrimidine glycosylase, whose product MPELPEVETVKNEIMPHLLGKKITRMEALWAKTLCPPETEFNKLVSGLQVTGLSRRGKYIIISLSGGLFISVHLKMSGGLTAVKAETEQFPRFTRAVFHLENGEQVYFTDIRKFGRINLLTSLDTILEKLGPEPLEGDFTPEVLGKRLSGRKGPIKAVLLDQKVLAGVGNMYADEALFKACLNPLRPADSLSKAEVTKLHSAIQSVLHKAIQNKGASVSTYHRPDGSKGGAQLEFNVAHRRGEVCPECGAPINRQLIRQRACYYCPHCQA is encoded by the coding sequence ATGCCTGAACTGCCTGAAGTGGAAACGGTAAAAAACGAAATAATGCCCCATTTGCTGGGCAAAAAAATAACCCGCATGGAAGCTTTGTGGGCTAAAACGCTCTGCCCGCCTGAAACCGAGTTTAACAAACTGGTCTCCGGTTTACAGGTAACCGGGCTTAGCCGCCGCGGCAAGTATATTATCATCAGCTTAAGCGGCGGTCTGTTTATCAGTGTGCATTTGAAAATGAGCGGCGGGCTGACGGCAGTCAAGGCTGAGACTGAACAGTTCCCCCGTTTCACCAGAGCGGTCTTTCATTTGGAAAATGGAGAGCAGGTATATTTCACAGACATACGCAAATTCGGGCGGATAAACTTGCTTACCAGTCTGGACACTATTCTGGAAAAACTGGGGCCTGAACCTCTGGAAGGGGATTTTACCCCGGAGGTGCTTGGTAAGCGTCTTTCGGGGCGTAAAGGGCCTATTAAGGCCGTTCTCCTTGACCAGAAGGTGCTGGCAGGGGTGGGCAATATGTATGCGGACGAAGCTTTGTTTAAAGCCTGTCTGAACCCGCTCCGCCCGGCTGACAGCCTGAGCAAGGCAGAGGTAACCAAACTCCATTCGGCTATTCAGTCAGTTTTACATAAAGCTATACAGAACAAGGGGGCAAGTGTCAGCACTTATCACCGTCCTGACGGCTCAAAGGGGGGCGCCCAGCTGGAGTTTAACGTTGCCCACCGCCGGGGTGAGGTTTGCCCTGAGTGCGGTGCGCCTATAAACCGCCAGCTGATACGCCAGCGGGCCTGTTACTACTGCCCCCATTGCCAGGCCTGA
- a CDS encoding phosphatase PAP2 family protein yields the protein MAKLRDYLPYLILLGVFILLAWLVFLNPVLAADTAVSGFIQDISLPGFDGFMEFISCLGSFPVWIIPPGAAVIWLWCKGYRLQSVICALVPGIAALLGYIFKWLIDRPRPGSLEDGGTSFPSGHTAYALACYGVIFFIIPKFIHRPVFRFILRLLCLVPVVFMGISRVYLNAHWPSDVLGAYLLSGAVLGIGLTYLKHKLTKGVNHA from the coding sequence TTGGCAAAACTGCGTGATTACCTGCCGTATCTGATACTGCTGGGTGTGTTTATCCTGCTGGCCTGGCTGGTATTTTTAAACCCGGTTTTAGCCGCGGATACAGCTGTTTCGGGTTTTATTCAAGATATTTCACTGCCCGGTTTTGACGGATTTATGGAATTTATTTCCTGCCTGGGCAGTTTTCCGGTCTGGATTATTCCGCCGGGGGCGGCGGTAATCTGGCTGTGGTGCAAAGGCTATCGTTTACAGTCCGTAATTTGTGCTCTGGTGCCCGGCATTGCCGCCCTCTTGGGGTATATATTCAAATGGCTTATTGACCGCCCCCGTCCCGGCAGTCTGGAAGACGGCGGCACCAGTTTCCCCTCAGGCCATACCGCTTATGCTTTGGCCTGTTACGGGGTGATATTTTTTATCATACCCAAATTTATCCACCGCCCTGTATTCAGGTTTATACTCCGGCTGCTTTGCCTTGTGCCGGTAGTCTTTATGGGTATTTCCAGAGTATATTTAAATGCCCACTGGCCAAGTGATGTGCTGGGGGCATACCTGCTTTCGGGGGCAGTGCTGGGAATAGGGCTGACCTATCTTAAGCACAAATTAACCAAAGGAGTAAATCATGCCTGA
- the polA gene encoding DNA polymerase I, with protein sequence MNKPVIVLFDGTNLVHRAYHVLPPLAIRKTGEVVGAAFGFASILIKVLTDLKPDCYAISFDRKGPTFRHEMFKAYKAQRPPMPDELVSQLGRVRQIVDAFNMPVYEQSGFEADDVLGTLATRAAAAGMEVIIASGDADSMQLVGPDIRILYPGPAGSFASTSLYDEVAVRAKYGLGPEHIADYKALMGDPSDNIPGVPGIGPKTAQKLIEEYGGIEDIYKNLDKISPPGLQKKLADNAEVARDSKILTTIVCDLPLDFSIEECRAEHYNRQKVVDLFRELEFFRLIDRLPGGENQLQGTPDMFAVASKVETRYMVADSQNIDSIVSRLANAKELALAVSGTPEEAMDARLTALALSSAAGDACFVPAEFIGSASEGQMFAAEGHSGLAALLGDEKISKTAHNAKYLMNLLLSAGQAVKGLDFDTMIAAHLLGEKNLAIKDLVFEHFGIEIADIENILTRNGKKASFSEVQLSEAAQLAADYTFRLKGIFAAQLAETRLMDLFARVEMPLLPILLGMERTGIMLDTDLLKAMAEKTGRQIFKLEEDIYARAGHNFNIGSPQQLGRILFDELKLPVIKKTKTGYSTGAEVLEELKGKHRIVDLILEYRMLVKLKSTYLDTLPRMVNPHTRRLHTSFNQTRTATGRLSSSEPNLQNIPVRGEMGREIRRAFIAPPGTVLLAGDYSQIDLRVLAHLSQDPALIEAFQSDQDIHTATAARLLNIPPSKVTKEQRRLAKTVNFGVIYGMSSYGLEQATELSLEEADKFIKAYFEKYPRVAVYFSEIKQQVRTQGYVETLLGRRRYIPEINSPNRILRESAERMAINMPVQGTSADIIKLAMVRLDEKLKEEKLKSRLLLQVHDELIFEVPKTELGRMSDLLVETMSGAVAFEIPLKVELKSGANWGDME encoded by the coding sequence ATGAATAAACCTGTAATAGTCCTCTTTGACGGCACTAACCTTGTTCACCGGGCATATCATGTACTTCCTCCGCTTGCCATCCGCAAAACAGGTGAAGTAGTGGGTGCCGCTTTTGGTTTCGCCTCCATACTGATTAAAGTCTTAACAGACCTTAAACCGGATTGTTATGCCATATCCTTTGACAGAAAAGGCCCAACCTTCCGCCATGAAATGTTCAAAGCATACAAAGCCCAGCGTCCGCCCATGCCTGACGAACTGGTCAGCCAGCTGGGGCGGGTACGCCAGATTGTAGATGCTTTTAATATGCCGGTATACGAACAGAGCGGCTTTGAGGCTGATGATGTGCTGGGTACGCTGGCAACCAGAGCCGCTGCCGCAGGTATGGAGGTTATTATAGCCTCCGGGGACGCAGACTCTATGCAGCTGGTCGGGCCGGATATCCGCATTTTGTATCCCGGTCCGGCAGGTTCTTTTGCCAGCACCAGTTTGTATGACGAGGTGGCGGTAAGGGCAAAATACGGTCTGGGGCCGGAGCATATTGCTGATTACAAAGCCCTTATGGGTGACCCTTCTGACAATATCCCCGGAGTACCCGGCATAGGCCCGAAAACCGCCCAGAAACTTATAGAAGAGTACGGCGGCATAGAAGATATTTATAAAAATCTGGATAAAATAAGCCCGCCCGGTCTTCAGAAAAAGCTGGCAGACAATGCCGAAGTAGCCCGTGACAGTAAAATACTGACTACTATCGTGTGCGATTTACCGCTTGATTTCAGTATTGAGGAATGCCGGGCAGAGCACTATAACCGCCAGAAAGTGGTAGACCTATTCCGTGAGCTGGAGTTTTTCAGGCTGATTGACCGCCTGCCGGGAGGGGAAAACCAGCTTCAGGGTACGCCGGATATGTTCGCTGTTGCTTCAAAGGTTGAGACCCGCTATATGGTGGCAGACAGCCAAAATATAGACAGTATTGTAAGCCGCCTGGCAAATGCCAAAGAGCTGGCGCTGGCGGTTTCGGGTACTCCCGAAGAAGCTATGGATGCCCGCCTGACGGCACTGGCACTTTCAAGTGCGGCGGGTGATGCCTGTTTTGTACCCGCTGAGTTTATCGGCAGTGCTTCAGAAGGGCAGATGTTTGCCGCCGAAGGGCATTCCGGCTTGGCAGCTCTGCTTGGTGATGAAAAAATAAGTAAAACCGCCCATAACGCCAAGTACCTTATGAATTTGCTTTTATCTGCCGGGCAGGCAGTAAAAGGGCTGGATTTTGATACAATGATTGCCGCCCATCTTCTGGGTGAAAAAAATCTGGCTATCAAAGACCTTGTCTTTGAGCATTTCGGCATAGAGATTGCGGATATTGAAAATATACTGACCCGAAACGGTAAAAAAGCCAGTTTCAGCGAGGTTCAGCTTTCAGAAGCGGCTCAGCTTGCGGCTGATTACACTTTCCGCCTCAAAGGTATCTTTGCCGCCCAGCTTGCCGAAACCAGGCTGATGGATTTATTTGCCAGGGTGGAAATGCCCCTTTTGCCCATACTGCTGGGCATGGAACGCACCGGCATTATGCTGGATACAGATTTGCTGAAGGCTATGGCTGAAAAGACAGGCAGGCAGATATTTAAACTGGAAGAAGATATCTATGCCCGGGCCGGGCATAACTTTAACATAGGCTCCCCTCAGCAGCTGGGGCGGATACTCTTTGACGAACTGAAACTGCCGGTTATCAAAAAGACCAAAACCGGCTATTCCACCGGGGCAGAGGTGCTTGAAGAACTGAAGGGCAAGCACCGTATTGTAGACCTGATACTGGAATACCGTATGCTGGTAAAGCTGAAATCTACTTATCTGGATACCCTGCCGCGTATGGTAAATCCGCATACCCGGCGGCTGCATACCAGTTTTAATCAGACCCGTACAGCTACCGGCAGGTTATCTTCTTCCGAGCCTAATTTGCAAAACATACCTGTCAGGGGGGAAATGGGCAGGGAGATACGGCGGGCATTTATTGCACCTCCCGGCACAGTGCTGCTGGCGGGAGATTACTCCCAAATAGACCTCAGGGTGCTGGCCCATCTTTCCCAGGACCCCGCCCTGATAGAGGCTTTCCAAAGTGACCAGGATATTCACACCGCTACCGCCGCCAGATTGCTGAACATTCCCCCGTCAAAGGTGACTAAAGAACAACGCCGCTTGGCTAAAACGGTAAATTTCGGGGTGATATACGGCATGAGCAGCTACGGGTTGGAACAGGCTACCGAGCTTTCGCTGGAAGAAGCCGACAAATTTATAAAAGCCTATTTTGAAAAATATCCGCGGGTGGCTGTTTATTTCTCGGAGATTAAGCAGCAGGTGCGTACTCAGGGTTATGTGGAAACCCTGCTGGGCAGACGCCGCTATATACCGGAAATCAATTCACCCAACCGTATTTTGCGTGAATCAGCCGAGCGTATGGCTATCAATATGCCGGTACAGGGGACATCTGCTGACATTATCAAGCTGGCTATGGTCCGGCTGGACGAAAAGCTTAAAGAAGAAAAGCTGAAAAGCCGCCTGCTTCTTCAGGTGCATGACGAGCTTATATTTGAAGTACCCAAGACAGAGCTTGGGCGGATGAGTGATTTGCTTGTAGAAACCATGTCAGGTGCAGTTGCCTTTGAAATACCGCTCAAGGTTGAGCTTAAGTCCGGGGCTAACTGGGGAGATATGGAGTAA